From Oenococcus sicerae, the proteins below share one genomic window:
- a CDS encoding transglycosylase domain-containing protein encodes MQKKSQKLKLLNQRFQLVRWVVLFVLSVFFVGSIYLIAQAQMADVGKLSEQLAKPTVIYDKNGAQAGELADQKGNQVSLTKVSANLKNAVLSTEDRNFYHEHGFSIKGYARAIWLFLRNKLTGRNYISGGGSTITEQLAKNAYLGQEQTISRKFKELYLAIEIEKHYTKDQILSMYLNSSYFGHNIYGVQDAAEGYFGVSAENLSVSQAASIAGMLANPTLYDPTRYLQYATARRDTVLQNMVANKKLAQINATSLEKSKIVAKNPSVSHSTNYQYPWFFDSVIDEAISKYHLTETEIMNRGYQIYTTLDQTDQKNLQNDYNNSYLFPVENDQSASIALDAKTGGVLAVIGGRGKHIFRGFNRAIQARRSPGSLIKPLVVYAPALSRGYSSTSMFPNSPITFSGNYRPSNALGFQSTSVSMATAITDSYNVPAVYLLNKIGVKTGYEYAKKFGLPVTKSDENLSLALGGMKSGVSPQEMAQAYTTFANSGKMSTAHYITKIVDATGHVVVSRPNISQKQVISKTVATQMTNMMFGVYEDGTGAAAAPYGYKVAGKTGTTEDVDNPGILYASKDLWAAAYTPDLVVVSWQGYDVSTSGKTLPTYISQSLGPLFKIQAEQLIANSAQSSFSSSTSAASATSWLHKWQQFFTGIGQSGQKIGQQLSGAGQKISDSWDNFSKFIQDHLNQ; translated from the coding sequence TTGCAGAAAAAAAGTCAAAAACTGAAACTTTTGAATCAACGATTCCAACTAGTCCGCTGGGTAGTTTTGTTTGTCCTGTCGGTCTTTTTTGTTGGATCGATTTATTTGATTGCACAAGCTCAGATGGCTGATGTGGGTAAATTATCCGAGCAATTAGCCAAACCGACAGTTATTTATGATAAAAATGGTGCCCAAGCCGGTGAATTGGCCGATCAAAAAGGCAATCAAGTTAGTTTGACCAAGGTTTCAGCAAATTTGAAAAATGCAGTTTTGTCGACTGAAGATCGTAATTTTTATCATGAACATGGTTTTTCAATTAAAGGATATGCACGTGCAATTTGGCTTTTTTTAAGAAACAAATTAACAGGCCGCAACTATATTTCTGGTGGTGGCTCAACAATTACGGAACAATTAGCTAAAAATGCTTATTTGGGCCAGGAACAGACCATTTCTAGAAAATTTAAAGAATTGTATCTTGCGATTGAGATCGAAAAACACTATACAAAAGACCAAATTCTTTCAATGTATTTGAACTCTTCTTATTTTGGACACAATATTTATGGTGTTCAAGACGCTGCTGAAGGCTATTTTGGTGTATCCGCTGAAAATCTTTCAGTTTCGCAAGCAGCCTCGATCGCTGGTATGCTCGCAAATCCAACTTTATATGATCCGACGAGGTATTTACAATATGCAACCGCGCGGCGAGATACTGTTCTGCAGAATATGGTCGCAAATAAAAAACTGGCTCAGATTAATGCAACGAGTCTAGAAAAGTCGAAAATCGTTGCAAAAAATCCCAGCGTAAGCCACTCGACGAATTATCAGTATCCTTGGTTTTTTGATTCGGTTATTGACGAAGCAATTAGTAAATATCATTTGACTGAAACAGAAATCATGAACCGTGGTTATCAAATATATACAACGCTTGACCAGACTGACCAAAAAAATCTGCAAAATGACTACAATAATTCTTATCTTTTTCCAGTTGAAAATGATCAGTCTGCCTCAATCGCTTTGGACGCTAAAACGGGTGGTGTATTAGCGGTGATCGGCGGTCGTGGCAAACATATTTTTCGTGGATTCAATCGTGCCATTCAAGCCAGACGTTCACCGGGATCTTTAATAAAACCCTTAGTTGTTTATGCACCGGCGCTCAGCCGCGGGTATAGTTCGACAAGTATGTTTCCAAATTCACCAATCACTTTCTCTGGAAATTATCGTCCCAGCAACGCTTTAGGTTTTCAGTCAACTAGTGTTAGTATGGCGACGGCCATCACAGATTCATACAATGTGCCAGCTGTTTATCTGCTAAACAAAATTGGCGTTAAAACCGGTTATGAATATGCTAAAAAGTTTGGTTTGCCAGTAACAAAGTCTGATGAAAATCTTTCGTTAGCCTTGGGTGGTATGAAAAGCGGTGTTTCCCCGCAAGAAATGGCGCAAGCCTATACTACTTTTGCTAACAGCGGTAAGATGTCGACGGCCCACTATATTACAAAAATCGTTGATGCAACTGGACATGTGGTCGTTAGTCGACCAAATATATCTCAAAAACAGGTTATTTCCAAAACAGTTGCAACACAAATGACGAACATGATGTTTGGTGTTTATGAGGATGGTACTGGTGCCGCCGCGGCACCTTATGGATATAAAGTGGCTGGCAAGACCGGCACGACAGAAGATGTGGATAATCCTGGTATTCTCTATGCCTCTAAAGACTTGTGGGCTGCTGCCTATACTCCGGATTTAGTTGTTGTTTCTTGGCAGGGTTATGATGTTTCAACATCTGGGAAAACACTGCCAACATACATTAGCCAGTCGCTTGGACCGCTATTTAAAATTCAGGCAGAACAGCTGATTGCTAATTCTGCTCAAAGCTCATTTAGCAGCAGCACTTCTGCAGCTTCTGCAACGAGTTGGCTTCATAAATGGCAGCAATTTTTTACAGGCATTGGTCAAAGTGGACAAAAAATCGGTCAGCAGTTATCTGGAGCTGGTCAAAAAATTTCTGATAGTTGGGATAATTTTTCGAAATTTATTCAAGACCATTTAAATCAGTAA
- a CDS encoding 3'-5' exoribonuclease YhaM family protein, with protein MLSDHKKGETYSIYLLIKAAEKRTTSKGSPYIRLTLTDRSGEIQANLWDASDQDVEKYIAGRVAYLTVLQDEYQSKAQLKIQEIRLANDSEPGDPSLYEISSPISKKDLQSQVSDLLFQITNPTWNRIVRNVLNKYADKYYDYPAAEKLHHAYRGGLAFHSLSIAKLAIKVAELYPQINLSLLLSGALLHDIGKTVELSGPVGTEYTNEGQLLGHIVIGDEILVESAEELGFDLHSEDMLLLRHLIISHHNKLEFGSPIPPRELEAYVLSKLDDLDAHIQMITAALNKTERGHFSEKIFGADNQPYYRSNADLPQNHD; from the coding sequence ATGCTTAGCGATCATAAAAAAGGCGAAACATATAGCATTTATCTTTTAATTAAAGCTGCTGAAAAAAGGACAACCAGCAAGGGTTCGCCTTATATTCGTTTGACCCTAACTGATCGTTCGGGAGAAATCCAAGCTAATCTTTGGGATGCAAGTGATCAAGATGTCGAAAAGTATATTGCCGGCAGAGTTGCTTATTTAACCGTTCTCCAAGATGAGTATCAGTCGAAGGCGCAATTGAAGATTCAGGAAATCCGCTTAGCTAATGACAGTGAACCAGGTGATCCGTCACTTTATGAGATTAGTTCTCCGATTTCCAAAAAAGACTTGCAATCACAAGTCAGCGATCTTTTGTTTCAGATTACAAACCCTACTTGGAATCGAATTGTCCGCAATGTTTTAAATAAATATGCTGATAAATATTATGATTATCCAGCGGCTGAAAAATTGCATCATGCTTATCGCGGCGGCTTGGCTTTTCATTCTCTTTCTATTGCGAAATTAGCGATCAAAGTGGCAGAGCTGTACCCTCAGATCAATCTTTCTCTGCTGTTGTCTGGGGCTCTGCTGCACGATATTGGCAAAACAGTTGAATTGTCTGGACCGGTTGGCACTGAATATACAAATGAAGGACAGCTATTAGGCCATATTGTGATCGGCGATGAGATTCTTGTTGAATCAGCTGAAGAATTAGGTTTTGATTTGCATTCCGAAGATATGCTGCTGCTAAGGCACCTTATCATTAGCCACCATAATAAGCTTGAGTTTGGTTCGCCGATCCCTCCTCGAGAACTTGAGGCGTATGTACTGTCCAAATTGGATGATCTCGATGCTCATATTCAGATGATCACGGCTGCTTTAAATAAGACTGAGAGGGGCCATTTTTCTGAAAAAATCTTTGGTGCAGATAATCAGCCCTACTATCGTTCGAACGCTGATTTACCGCAAAACCACGACTAA
- a CDS encoding YhbY family RNA-binding protein codes for MEILSGKQKRYLRAQGNQLPAIFSIGKNGLTKIWLGQVLDALRVHELIKVSLQQSSGADTDSAINFIQKNSQITVVQKIGHTLLLYLPTANPDYQKISIEVNELAN; via the coding sequence ATGGAAATATTATCAGGTAAACAAAAAAGATATTTACGTGCTCAAGGCAATCAATTACCAGCGATTTTTAGTATCGGCAAAAACGGCCTAACTAAGATCTGGCTGGGACAAGTGCTAGACGCCTTAAGAGTTCACGAATTAATCAAAGTCAGTCTGCAGCAGAGCAGCGGTGCAGATACGGATTCAGCCATAAACTTTATTCAGAAGAATTCACAAATTACGGTCGTACAGAAAATCGGTCACACACTGCTTTTATATTTACCAACGGCTAATCCCGATTATCAAAAAATTTCGATTGAGGTAAATGAACTTGCTAACTAG
- a CDS encoding ATP-binding protein — MEIKKIHITGFGKFSNFDLDLQNDLQVIYGQNETGKSTLRQFITGILFGFAQNKKQSNNLYEPHDGSQYGGSLVLEKDGHLWTISRTGRTQSELAINDEQAQQVANPEVFLNQLLAPFTQDSFENIFSFDQEQLNEIRSLSGKELSDRLLRFSAVDADHWQSLSKNLDKNASDMFGLTKTAKRPINQLIAEHEQLAHELTVMGSELAHYRHNMDQRTQALKQINDLKNQLNDLDSRIQSFTKLVELAGLFNQKKELLQPLINGQFSKQQIAVLTDDLEQRVEKLQSQIKGVYLEKAEDKSTVIAENPLLTIYKNNRTQLDLLEKSIPSLIAENNLFDQTDNQVKNLSDRLNHLNKSLKDKFGGQIPKVLPQNANIHARRSITTFFVIGVILALAGIAGIAKGFLTPEFPYPFWFCGAGALILGLLLAFFEHPRKGSSNLDKYQYPAGISLTTVLDSQNDLYEYEQKIQQFNELEKQKQSHVSKINSILQLASSLKKYLPSSNQAHDAFIDQIQVLLNEIKDERQSAVLSQEQRKLSDNNRQQQMNHLNQLKADQQQIFNLLAVADYKNFQALQAEKMASKQRENKLDNIKQLLTPAQEAQIQQLGGIAAISSKIQQLQSQKEDINQTIEDHNQLLLTINAALLNDSTDTDYQNKLQQKSDLETEINNSLTDYFANKLAASWINESLYQISYERMPMIKTKAEKYFTQLTANKYRQIIFDDRSLSVVDDLGEHYYSYELSKGSSEQLYVALRLAFAESVASENPLPFLIDDSFVNFDAKRKNVMDQLLNHLATDYQVIYFTANQDQNFSERNIINLGEA; from the coding sequence ATGGAAATTAAGAAAATCCACATTACGGGTTTTGGCAAGTTTTCAAATTTTGACCTTGATTTGCAAAACGATCTTCAAGTGATCTATGGCCAAAACGAGACCGGCAAGTCCACTCTGCGTCAGTTTATTACGGGCATTCTTTTTGGATTTGCTCAAAACAAAAAACAAAGCAATAATTTGTATGAACCGCATGATGGCTCACAATACGGCGGCAGCCTAGTTCTAGAAAAAGATGGTCATCTTTGGACGATTTCGCGTACGGGCCGGACTCAATCTGAATTAGCAATTAATGATGAGCAGGCGCAGCAGGTTGCCAATCCGGAAGTCTTTTTGAATCAATTATTAGCACCGTTTACGCAAGATAGTTTCGAAAATATTTTTTCATTTGATCAAGAACAGTTGAATGAAATCCGTAGTTTATCAGGTAAAGAACTTTCTGATCGTTTATTGCGTTTTTCGGCAGTTGATGCTGATCACTGGCAGTCTTTAAGCAAAAACTTAGACAAAAATGCCAGCGATATGTTTGGACTGACGAAAACTGCCAAACGGCCAATTAACCAATTAATCGCTGAGCATGAACAGCTTGCCCATGAATTAACTGTCATGGGTAGTGAATTAGCTCATTATCGTCATAATATGGATCAGCGGACACAGGCACTCAAACAGATCAATGACTTGAAAAATCAGCTAAATGATTTGGACAGTCGGATTCAGTCTTTTACTAAGTTAGTTGAGCTTGCAGGACTTTTCAATCAAAAAAAAGAGTTATTGCAGCCGCTCATAAATGGCCAATTTTCTAAACAGCAGATTGCTGTTTTAACGGATGATTTAGAACAAAGGGTTGAAAAACTGCAGAGTCAGATCAAGGGTGTTTACCTAGAAAAAGCCGAAGATAAATCAACGGTCATCGCCGAAAATCCTTTGCTGACGATCTACAAAAATAATCGAACACAGCTTGATCTGTTGGAGAAGTCAATTCCTAGCCTAATTGCCGAGAATAATCTTTTCGATCAAACGGATAACCAGGTCAAAAATTTATCCGACCGCTTGAATCACCTCAATAAAAGCTTAAAAGATAAATTCGGTGGTCAGATCCCTAAAGTGCTGCCGCAGAATGCGAATATCCATGCGCGCAGATCAATTACGACCTTTTTTGTGATCGGTGTCATTTTGGCTTTGGCTGGTATTGCGGGTATTGCAAAAGGATTTTTAACACCAGAATTTCCATATCCTTTCTGGTTTTGCGGCGCCGGTGCGCTTATTTTGGGTTTGCTACTGGCCTTTTTCGAACATCCAAGAAAAGGATCATCTAATTTAGACAAATATCAATATCCAGCCGGTATCAGTCTGACAACGGTCCTTGATTCACAAAATGATTTATATGAATATGAACAAAAAATTCAACAATTCAATGAATTAGAAAAACAAAAACAATCTCATGTTTCAAAAATAAATTCAATTCTGCAATTAGCAAGTTCTTTAAAAAAATATTTGCCATCTTCGAACCAAGCCCACGATGCTTTTATTGATCAGATCCAAGTGCTTTTGAACGAAATAAAAGATGAAAGACAATCAGCTGTGCTTTCACAGGAACAAAGAAAATTGTCAGACAATAATCGTCAGCAGCAGATGAATCATCTTAATCAGTTAAAAGCTGATCAACAACAGATTTTCAATCTTTTAGCTGTTGCGGATTACAAAAATTTTCAGGCATTGCAAGCTGAAAAAATGGCTAGTAAACAGCGCGAAAACAAACTTGATAATATTAAGCAGCTTTTGACCCCCGCTCAAGAAGCACAAATTCAGCAGCTGGGCGGCATTGCTGCTATTTCCAGCAAAATACAACAACTGCAATCTCAAAAGGAAGATATAAATCAAACTATCGAAGACCATAATCAGCTGCTGCTGACTATCAATGCTGCCTTACTAAATGATAGTACGGATACAGACTATCAGAATAAATTACAGCAAAAATCCGATCTTGAGACTGAGATCAACAACAGTTTGACTGATTATTTTGCTAATAAACTGGCTGCCAGTTGGATCAATGAGAGTCTCTATCAGATCAGCTATGAACGTATGCCAATGATCAAGACGAAGGCTGAGAAGTACTTTACCCAATTAACCGCTAATAAGTATCGGCAAATTATTTTTGATGATCGTTCGCTGTCGGTCGTTGATGATCTGGGTGAACATTATTACAGCTATGAACTTTCAAAGGGCAGTTCTGAACAGCTTTATGTTGCTCTAAGATTGGCTTTTGCTGAATCAGTCGCTAGTGAAAATCCACTGCCGTTTTTAATTGATGATAGTTTTGTTAATTTTGATGCTAAACGCAAAAATGTGATGGACCAGCTGCTAAATCATTTGGCTACTGACTATCAAGTTATTTATTTCACGGCTAATCAGGACCAAAATTTCTCTGAAAGGAATATCATTAACTTAGGAGAAGCTTGA
- a CDS encoding YqeG family HAD IIIA-type phosphatase, producing MRGIYKPTYRVKRVWGISAQALKDRGITTVLADLDNTLVAWNRPEGDKDFFVWHEKLLDAKINLIVVSNNSTKRVKRAVKALGVPFESWAFKPFPRGIKKTLRDFDLSKDEVIMIGDQIMTDVAASNLAGIRSVLVRPLTVTDSLPTRINRTFAKLITKNNKGKWEDDLVDPK from the coding sequence ATGAGAGGGATTTATAAACCAACTTATCGTGTCAAACGTGTTTGGGGAATCAGTGCACAGGCACTGAAGGATCGCGGAATCACAACTGTTTTAGCAGATTTAGATAATACCTTGGTTGCTTGGAACAGGCCAGAAGGCGATAAGGATTTTTTTGTTTGGCATGAAAAATTATTAGATGCCAAAATTAATTTGATCGTCGTGTCGAATAATTCAACTAAGAGAGTGAAAAGAGCAGTTAAAGCACTCGGGGTTCCGTTTGAATCTTGGGCATTTAAACCTTTTCCACGCGGTATTAAGAAAACTTTACGGGATTTCGATTTGTCTAAGGATGAGGTCATCATGATCGGTGACCAAATTATGACTGATGTAGCTGCATCAAACCTGGCTGGCATTCGTAGTGTTTTAGTTCGGCCATTAACAGTTACGGATAGCCTGCCCACACGAATTAACCGGACTTTTGCTAAACTGATTACGAAAAATAATAAAGGAAAATGGGAGGATGATCTAGTTGACCCTAAATGA
- a CDS encoding metallophosphoesterase family protein: MKFIHAADIHLGNAINGIDRKINLPVEIKKQISLATFDAFANVIKLAIDRHVDFILFPGDLFDSSQQSAYLYNFLNLQFQKLKDAGIEAFISFGNHDFQSDAEKDLLWPDNIHVFPKGEAKVFYHESWDGKRIAITGTSFAVRNPRESLVKLYPNRDQSVKYEIGMYHGNLGDTKGNGYAPFSVPELQALNYDYWALGHIHVRQLLSKDPAIVYSGDPQGLDLTETGEKGIYLISDENQERGLSAEFLPTSSFIFDHLSLSIEDSAEVSKIFELIIDYLKQRNSQKLTLNTLEIKFSLPISQKIREQLSDASFLDLINAKTAAAKQLLIRINLITDEKKSSFSQLDERYWQLAKEEVFKSDTFNQALGKNFRSNEQFVIKHFTNSDVQAQIMKKAEELISERIN; the protein is encoded by the coding sequence ATGAAATTTATTCACGCAGCAGATATTCATTTGGGAAACGCGATCAATGGTATCGACCGTAAAATTAATTTACCAGTTGAAATTAAAAAACAAATTAGTTTAGCGACTTTTGATGCCTTTGCTAATGTTATTAAACTTGCTATTGATCGACATGTTGATTTTATTTTGTTTCCCGGAGATCTTTTTGATTCAAGCCAGCAAAGCGCTTATCTCTATAATTTTTTGAATTTGCAGTTCCAAAAATTGAAAGATGCTGGTATTGAGGCATTCATTTCTTTTGGCAATCATGATTTTCAATCTGATGCCGAAAAGGATTTATTGTGGCCTGATAACATTCATGTTTTTCCTAAGGGCGAAGCTAAAGTTTTTTATCATGAATCTTGGGATGGCAAACGTATTGCCATTACTGGAACTAGCTTTGCTGTACGCAATCCACGTGAAAGTTTAGTGAAACTTTATCCGAATCGCGATCAGTCGGTAAAATATGAGATCGGCATGTATCATGGCAATCTTGGCGACACGAAAGGGAATGGCTATGCGCCTTTTTCTGTCCCTGAATTACAGGCTTTGAATTATGATTATTGGGCTTTAGGCCATATTCACGTTCGCCAGCTTTTGTCTAAGGACCCCGCCATTGTCTACTCAGGGGATCCGCAAGGACTTGATTTAACTGAAACGGGTGAAAAGGGTATTTATCTTATTTCCGATGAAAATCAAGAGCGGGGTCTCAGTGCAGAATTTCTTCCTACCAGCAGTTTTATTTTTGATCACTTATCGTTGTCAATTGAAGACTCAGCAGAAGTATCTAAAATTTTCGAGTTGATTATTGATTATTTAAAGCAGAGAAACAGTCAGAAGCTAACACTTAATACATTAGAAATTAAGTTTTCGCTGCCGATCTCGCAAAAAATCCGCGAACAATTGTCTGATGCCAGTTTTTTGGATCTGATCAACGCAAAAACAGCTGCTGCTAAACAATTGCTGATCAGAATTAATCTGATCACGGATGAGAAAAAGTCTAGTTTTAGCCAGTTGGATGAACGCTATTGGCAGTTAGCTAAAGAAGAAGTTTTCAAAAGCGATACTTTTAATCAGGCACTGGGCAAAAACTTCCGTTCGAACGAACAATTCGTCATCAAGCATTTTACCAATTCAGATGTGCAAGCACAGATCATGAAAAAAGCGGAAGAATTGATTTCAGAAAGGATAAATTGA
- the yqeH gene encoding ribosome biogenesis GTPase YqeH, with protein MTLNDDQVAQLLNEGITCIGCGAQFQSEKAGVPGYLNQSKLHNYLASLNSIDDPIELLCERCFKLKNYNQIEPVAFDSAHFQQILSSIATKKALVLYIVDLFDVAGSMIDGLSRFIGQNPVVLIGNKLDVLPKSVKKNKLANWLRKQAKDQGVKAVKSVILSADKGDAGQILLDEIADYVDDYPEIFVVGVTNVGKSTLINQIIKQVSGNGSVITTSRFPGTTLDKIEIPLTETSKIIDTPGIIHASQMTHFVDSKDFKYLLPNKEVKARTFQLISGQSIFLGGLGWIDFLNKQKISFTAYFDNKLDLHRTKSEKAAVFFKTQAGKIMQPVVLPGNEEMQSKEIKLSAGQDLAISGLGWFTFHDPVVICFHFQKGLAISVRQAEI; from the coding sequence TTGACCCTAAATGATGATCAAGTCGCACAATTATTAAATGAGGGGATCACTTGTATTGGCTGCGGCGCACAATTTCAATCCGAAAAAGCAGGTGTTCCTGGATATTTAAATCAAAGTAAATTACATAATTATTTGGCATCATTGAATTCAATTGATGATCCGATCGAACTGTTGTGTGAACGTTGTTTCAAATTAAAGAATTATAATCAAATTGAGCCGGTAGCTTTTGATTCGGCCCACTTTCAGCAGATACTTTCTTCGATTGCGACAAAAAAAGCACTAGTACTTTACATAGTTGACCTGTTTGATGTTGCTGGTTCAATGATTGATGGTTTATCCCGTTTTATTGGTCAAAATCCTGTTGTCCTGATTGGAAATAAATTGGATGTACTTCCTAAATCAGTCAAAAAAAATAAACTGGCCAATTGGTTGAGAAAACAAGCAAAAGATCAGGGTGTTAAAGCTGTCAAAAGTGTTATTTTATCAGCTGATAAGGGCGATGCTGGACAAATTTTATTGGATGAAATTGCTGATTATGTTGATGACTATCCAGAAATTTTCGTGGTCGGCGTGACGAACGTTGGCAAATCAACTTTGATTAACCAAATCATCAAACAAGTATCTGGTAATGGGTCTGTGATCACGACATCCCGTTTTCCAGGAACGACTTTGGACAAAATAGAAATCCCTTTGACTGAGACGAGCAAAATTATTGACACCCCTGGTATTATTCACGCTTCGCAAATGACTCATTTTGTTGATTCCAAAGACTTTAAATATTTGTTACCGAATAAAGAAGTAAAAGCGAGAACTTTTCAGCTTATTTCTGGCCAATCAATTTTTCTTGGCGGCCTAGGCTGGATTGATTTTTTGAACAAACAAAAAATTTCTTTCACGGCCTATTTTGACAATAAATTAGACCTTCATCGAACTAAGTCGGAAAAAGCAGCTGTTTTTTTCAAGACACAGGCTGGCAAGATTATGCAGCCAGTTGTTTTACCCGGCAACGAGGAAATGCAATCAAAAGAAATCAAATTGTCGGCTGGACAAGATTTAGCAATTTCTGGACTTGGTTGGTTTACTTTCCATGATCCGGTCGTTATTTGCTTTCATTTCCAGAAAGGTTTGGCAATTTCTGTTCGGCAGGCAGAAATTTAG
- the nadD gene encoding nicotinate-nucleotide adenylyltransferase — translation MNLLTSFSSLTTFVEPKAVLASRKEKHRIGIFGGTFNPIHNGQLIAAEQVCNQLGLDKIYFMPDAVPFGGTHENAVEPSERAEMIRLAIRGNSKLDIELTPIHDGGQQSTYHVLKKIVSEHPENDYYLILGAHLVRQVAAWDNAVSLTKLVHLVAIEEPGVAHASDFDAIWVHVNWLSISSSDIRSHLRTHQSVRYLIPDVVAAYIAEYGLYQGRFL, via the coding sequence ATGAACTTGCTAACTAGTTTTTCGTCATTGACAACATTTGTCGAGCCAAAAGCTGTATTAGCCAGTCGGAAAGAGAAACACCGAATCGGTATTTTTGGTGGTACTTTTAATCCGATTCACAATGGCCAATTGATCGCAGCGGAACAAGTTTGCAATCAATTAGGTTTGGATAAAATTTATTTTATGCCAGATGCTGTTCCCTTCGGCGGTACCCACGAAAATGCCGTAGAACCTTCAGAACGGGCGGAGATGATTCGTCTAGCAATTCGCGGTAATTCTAAGTTAGATATTGAATTAACACCGATTCATGATGGTGGTCAACAGTCGACTTATCACGTATTAAAGAAGATCGTTTCTGAGCACCCGGAAAACGATTATTATCTGATCCTAGGTGCTCACCTGGTGCGCCAGGTCGCAGCTTGGGATAACGCTGTTTCTTTAACTAAATTAGTTCATTTGGTTGCGATAGAAGAGCCTGGAGTTGCCCACGCATCTGATTTTGATGCGATTTGGGTCCATGTCAACTGGTTGAGTATTTCATCGTCTGATATTCGTTCTCATTTAAGGACACATCAATCGGTGCGATATTTAATTCCCGATGTCGTTGCTGCATATATTGCTGAATATGGTTTATACCAAGGGAGGTTTTTATAA
- a CDS encoding YlbF family regulator: MTTLFDQAKLMARELQDSDEYKQLTAALAKVKADQASNEAFSEFQKAQREIQELQSKGQEPNPDQISRWQTTAKQAQQLEPIKALSVIEQNLNSTLSEVNEIITAPLNELYLQK; the protein is encoded by the coding sequence ATGACAACATTATTTGATCAAGCAAAACTAATGGCTCGCGAGCTACAAGATAGTGACGAATATAAACAACTGACGGCTGCTTTGGCAAAAGTGAAAGCCGATCAGGCATCAAATGAGGCCTTTAGCGAATTTCAAAAAGCGCAACGCGAGATTCAAGAACTACAATCCAAAGGACAAGAGCCAAATCCAGATCAAATTTCGCGTTGGCAGACAACCGCTAAACAAGCGCAGCAGTTGGAACCGATCAAAGCGCTGAGTGTGATCGAACAAAATTTAAATAGCACGCTTAGCGAAGTCAATGAGATCATTACAGCGCCATTAAACGAGCTGTATTTACAAAAGTAA
- the rsfS gene encoding ribosome silencing factor, whose amino-acid sequence MDSKELLERIVKAADSKKAEQLVALDIQELSIISDYFLIASADTGRQVQAIGNEIIDELNRQGVAPLRVEGLAEADWVLLDYGDVVVHLFKTESRSYYKLEHLWHEAKTVDVSKWVTVEL is encoded by the coding sequence ATGGACAGTAAAGAACTATTAGAAAGAATTGTCAAAGCAGCCGATAGCAAAAAGGCCGAACAACTGGTTGCTTTGGATATTCAAGAATTATCGATTATTTCTGACTATTTTTTAATTGCTAGTGCTGATACGGGTCGCCAAGTACAGGCGATCGGCAATGAAATTATCGATGAATTAAACCGCCAGGGCGTTGCACCGCTTCGAGTTGAAGGATTAGCTGAGGCTGATTGGGTATTGCTTGATTATGGTGATGTTGTTGTTCATCTTTTTAAAACCGAATCGCGAAGTTATTACAAACTTGAACATTTATGGCATGAAGCGAAAACGGTTGATGTTTCCAAGTGGGTCACGGTGGAATTGTAA
- the yqeK gene encoding bis(5'-nucleosyl)-tetraphosphatase (symmetrical) YqeK — translation MSYPKYDHLYPEVKSALSRERFEHVVRTGEYAVHLAELNHYDPDKAQVAGLIHDYAKERSTAEFLAEIDKKGLDPDLKNWDISIWHGIVGAEFAHDELGIDDEEILNAMRRHTTADVDMTTLDKIVFMADFLELGRNFSDTDVARDVTDQSLDAGVAWQLEFSVTRLVRNHRAIYPKTIYAYNHWVGGK, via the coding sequence ATGTCTTATCCAAAATATGATCATTTGTATCCAGAAGTTAAATCGGCTTTGTCGCGTGAACGTTTCGAACACGTCGTTCGCACCGGCGAATACGCTGTTCATTTGGCTGAGCTAAATCATTATGATCCAGATAAAGCGCAGGTTGCTGGTTTGATTCACGATTATGCCAAAGAACGTTCAACAGCTGAGTTTCTAGCGGAGATCGATAAAAAAGGCTTGGACCCGGATTTAAAAAATTGGGACATATCAATTTGGCATGGCATTGTAGGTGCTGAATTCGCGCATGATGAACTGGGAATTGATGATGAAGAAATTTTAAATGCGATGCGTCGCCATACGACTGCTGATGTTGATATGACGACTTTGGACAAGATCGTTTTTATGGCTGATTTTCTGGAACTAGGTCGGAATTTTTCCGATACGGATGTTGCCCGGGATGTGACTGACCAATCTTTAGATGCTGGTGTTGCTTGGCAGCTTGAATTTTCTGTAACTCGTCTGGTTCGAAATCATCGCGCGATTTATCCTAAAACAATTTACGCATATAATCACTGGGTCGGAGGAAAATGA